The genomic interval ATTCATCACAACCGCCCAAATTCCATACTTGAATAACGTTATGACAGCAAGTGCTTCAATATACGGTACGTTCCGATTAAATAGAAAAAATAGCAAAAAGACCGTAAAAAACAAACTAGCTGTGGGACTATCCGGAACAAACAGTAAAAAAATTCTAGGTGTATCGTAAAGTTGGAATCGGTACCAATAATAGCCATAAGCAGTACCTAATAAGTTGATTATAAATAGGATTAGTAAAAAACGTCTATTTGTTAGTATGTATCGTATCATGTCTAATATCCCTTCTTTTAAGCATGACAGAAAGCGTCTATTCAAAATGCTCATGCCTACTAAATACCTGTCTGACTTATGAAAAAACACCTTCACCAACTGTCTTGGCAAAGGTGTTTTAAGGAAAACACGTTTTTTTACTTTTCATTAACGGATACGATGAAATCTGCCAGTTTCTGTAGCTCTTCATCCGATCCGGTAAATTGGTCTGCTGGCATGGACCCTATTCCTTCTCGAGCAATTGTAGCAATTTCGTCTGCAGATTTGTCAATACCAATCAGTGCTGGTCCTGCAGTACCCTGCATATCCTCACCGTGACAGCTCATACAGTTACTCTCATATACGGCATACCCATCTGAATCCTTATCAATGTTTACTTCTTCGGATGGTGGGACAGGCTTATTCGCTTCCGCACGCTGTTCCCAGTCCACATGTGAAGCTGATTTATAGGTAAGCCAAATGGTAGATGTCAACGCCAAAAGCATCATGCCAACTGCAATTGGGCGCTGATGCGGCCGTCTTCCCGGTCCCTTATCAAGGAAGGGTGCTAACAGCAACCCGCCAAATGCTAGTCCAGGTATAATCAGGATACCGAATAAAATATAAGGGCCACTGGCAAAATTATATTTCAGTAACTCGTACAGGAACAGAAAATACCAGTCCGGCAATGGAATATAGCCGGCGGCAGTTGGATCGGCCATACCTTCCAAAGGCGATGGATGGGCAATTGTCAAACATAAAAAGCCGACTAAAAACACAGACCCCGCCAGCCATTCCTTTAATAGAAAGTTGGGCCAGAATGCCTCTGTTCTTCCGGGATATTCTGAATAGTCTTTTGGTATACTCGATTTTCGTTCTGAGGAGATACGAGAATCCCCGACGAACTTCATTCCTTTACCCTTATGCACAGCTTAACCTCCTTTGTTTACAATGGTCCGGAAATTCCTTGTCTTCGGATTAGTATGAAGTGTACTCCCAGCAAGGCAAACAATGCTGCAGGCAGGAAGAAAACATGAATCGCAAAGAACCGTGCAAGCGTTTGAGCGCCGACGATATCTGCGTCTCCAGCCAGCAATACTTTAATTTGTTCACCAATGATAGGGACATCTTCCGCAATATTCAATCCGACTTCTGTTGCGAAATATGCTTTATTATCCCATGGTAGCAAATAGCCTGTGAAACCTAATCCCAGAATGGTAAAGAACAAGAGGACTCCAACAATCCAGTTCAGTTCACGCGGCTTTTTATATGCGCCCTGGAAAAACACCCGCAATGTATGTAGCAAGAGCATTACAATAACAACACTGGCTCCCCAGTGGTGCATGCCACGAACGATCTGACCATGTGCGACTTCTGTTTGCAGATAATAAACAGAACGCCATGCATTTTCAATGTCAGGTACATAATACATGGTTAAAAACATACCTGATAATATCTGAATGACTACTACGAAAAATGTCAATCCCCCAAAGCAATAAACAAAAGCAGAGAAATGATGGGCCGGATTAACATGTTCAGGGACTTCATGGTCCGCTATATCACGCCATATAGGCGTAATGTCCACGCGCTCGTCTATCCAGTCGTATAACTTTTGCAGCATCTTCTATTACGCCTCCTCTCTCGACTGTGCTTTACCAAGGAATAACATCCCATTCTCAATTTTGTGATCATATACGTCCAATGGTGCCGTCGGTGGTGTGTTTGGAACGTTTACACCATTCTTATAATAGCGTCCGTCATGACACGGGCAGTAAAACTGGTTCGGATAGTCTTCGCTGCCTGCCCAAGAAACAATACAACCCAAGTGTTTGCAAATCGGGGAAAGTGCAACTATATCACCATTTTCATCTTTATAAACCCATGCAGATTTAGTCACTTTGGATTCGTACCAGCCATCCACCTGTTGAATTTCCCAATCGACACGCTGTGGCTCTTCTGTGATATCTTCTACAGCAAGTTTAACATTTGTGTAATCACCTGATGCTGTCGATTCTTGAAGCACCGGGTCAATTGCCATACGGATCGGTGACACCACTAGGCCAGCTGCCATAAAACCACCCACACCTGTAAGCGTATAGTTTAGAAATTGACGACGGGATACTGGTTGTTTGTCTTCGCTCATGATTTTTCCCCCCTCTATACATTTTTCACGGACAAGTTTATTAAATCAGTTTACTAGGACAATACCATGATAGCGCAAACTGTATGACGGGTCAATATAAATCCCTTGTTCTCCCAATGAAATCTTTAAGAATTAATCAGGATAGAAGCCGCATCCGATTCTTTGCGACTAAACTGCTTACGCTTTCTGATCATCTTTCCAGTAACTTCTGATCAGTTCACTGACCTGTTGCACATGTTCCCGGATAATAGGCTGCATATTCTCTGGGTTTGCTGTATCACCTGCTGTTATAGGTAGCCAAATTAAGGTCCCGGGCAGTTCTTGTTCACTTTTTTTCCAGCTTGAATCAGATGTTATAAAAAAAACATGGCGGAACGGTTGTGCTTGTACATCTCCAACCCATGATTGAAGCCGGTTCAATTCAGCATCTTTGTCTGCAGATTTTAAATAACGGTAATCAGGTGTCAGCATCACCCTTCCGGTAAGTTCTTTTTCTAGTTCGCGCAAAAATACTGACTGTGCCTCTGATTGGAATGCGTCCCTTTCGAGTTTTGCATCATCTGATAATTGAAAAGAAAGCAGCGGAACAATTGCGGTGTCTACATATTCTTTCGCTTTGACAAATTGCTGCAAGTCTTTTTTTATCCATTTCATAGTATACTTCCTGCCCTTCTGTTTATTCTTTAAAAAACAAGAAATTATTGTGCCAAGTTTATTATCCTAAGTACACAAAAAAAAATCAACCTATTCATTTAAGAATTAGGTTGATTTAATTTCTCACGGTCAATTCCGTTTAGCTGTTCAACAAGCTCAAAAAAAGTTTGTCGATCCCCTTCATCAAGCGCACGATCTATTTTTCTCTTTAGTGCTGTGCGCTGATATTCATGTACAGTCAGATCCAATATCTTTTTTGCCGCGTCCCTGTCGTGCTTGGTAATAAAATAATCGTCCGGTATAAACGGATTTTCAACAAGAACCGCTGCATAGTAACTGTTCTGGTGTGATTTATTGAAATTCAATTGAATATATAATGGCTCGTTCTGGTTCATGCGAATATCATGAAAGGATTTTTCAGCGTCCGTTGTAACGAGTTGTTTTTTATAAAAGCGGAACGGAACTTCTTCCGAGCAATGGCTGGACATAATTAAGCCTCTTGGGCAGTATTTCGCCTCACGAACGAAATGTATGTTTTTAAGCAGATTTTTGTGGTTAATTATATAGTTCAGGATCCATACACTTTCCCGTTTTTTTAACTGATAATGGTTCAAGAACCATTGAATGAAACTTTTTTTGTCTTGCACGGAAACAGGAGTCTGCATTTACAAGGATAACCTCCCTCAATATCCATTTAATGGCTATGTTTCTCGTGTCTGTTTCAATCGGGACACATATTCTTCAATATCCGCATCAAGTGGCTGTATGCGCAAGTACTCCTCAAACAATTGAATGGCGTTGTCAATCCTCCCTTCTTCGGTTAAGAAGTAGCCGTATTCTTTTAGAAAATCACTATCTTGGTTTAAGCTATTATATGCTTCTTGGTAGTGTTTTAATGCATTGTTATAAGATTCCGTTTCATTATAGGCACGTGCAAGTTCCCACTCATACAGTGGATCTTTGGCTCCTGTGTTGCTGATTTCTGTTAACAGTTCGATAATGTCTTCTGTTTTATCTTGCTGCTTCAGCAGTTCAACTAAAAATAGCACCGCCTCTTTATAATCAGGATCAAGTGTAATGGCTTCACGCACCCACTTTTCGCTTTCATTATCGTTGTTCAACTGGTGAGCCATCGAACCCGCGAAAAAATATAGTTCTTTATTAAATTCATCCACTTGGATACCTTTTAAGGCAGTGTCATATGCTTCCTGAGGCATTTCTTCTGATTCATAAGCTTTTGCCAATTGATAATAAGCCGTGTGATAATACATGTCCTGCTCGATCACATGTTTCCATGCTTTGATGGCGATATCTCGACGTCCCGCATGTAATGCAGTGAACCCGTACTTGAAGAGCGTATCTGGATCCTCGCTGTCAATATCCTGGTAAATATCAAGCGCAACTTCATAGTCACCGGATGCGGCGTACGCTTCAGCTAGCCGGTCATTGACAGATACATTGTTGATTTCTTTTGTAATGGGCAGTACCTTTTCATAATACGTGATGGCTTGGCGAAACTCTCCATTTGAAAACAGGAGTTCCCCAAGAGCAAAGTCAATAATTGGTTCATTTGGTTCATGATGTTTGGCACTCAGTAGTTTTTGCTCGGCAACTTCAAATAGGCCTTGTGCGTGATACAAATCGGCTAATTGTAATAATGTTTGTACATATGCCGGATCATCTTCATCTATCTCATCCAGCAGATTGATGGCTTCTTCATCATTATCCAGATCAATATATACATCTGCTAGCATAATTTTTATTTCACTTTCTTTAGGAAAACGATGCATCAATTCATCTAGAACATCAGCCGCATCGGTTAAAAATCCCCACTGCACGTACAGTTCAGCAATGGTGAATTTCTCTTCATCATCAGCTTTTGGTAAATAATCTTCAAGAAGTGAAATAGCTTTTTCGGTTTGTTTTGTTTCCATTAAATTAACTGCTTCCATTATGGTTGTATCCATCAGGTACATCCTTTCCGCTGTCGTACTCATTTATCTTTTCATCATACAGAATACAATTTTTTTATTCAATCAGAAAAGAATCTGCCTGGATGGGCAGATCCTTTTTAATGACGTCAAAAAGTATAAAATATGGATGACCTTATAATAAAAACTTCGGCATCGCTATAAGTCGAGGCGAATGCCGAGTTATTCTAATACACAAAAGATATATAATGCGACGTAAGTGCTAGGTTGATTTCCGTTCCAGCCAGTCGCTTTCCGCGGGCAACGCTTCAGCTTCCTCGGAAGAAAACCGCTTCCTGCGGGATCTTCAGCTGTTGCTTTTCCCGCAGGAGTCGACTGGCCTCCACTCCAATCAACCATCAAAATAGTAGTTCATTATTCTTTGTGATTTAATTATGTATAAATGTAGTTAAGCACAAGCGGAGGAAATACACGGAGACTCCTGCGGGAACAGTGGCGAAAGTGAGACCCCACAGGAACGAGCGATACATCCACCGAGTACGCTACGAGTTGCGAGGAGTGCTGCTCCACTGAAACCACTTACAACACGACGAGCACACCGGATGTCCGAGGAGGCTCACGGGTCACCCGCGGAAAGCGTAGTGTATTTCCGCAGCGGCGGTTTAACACTCATACAAAATTATGTCGCATTATATATCAAATGTGATGATAAACAACGAATCATACATCCAAAAAGTCAACTAGCGTAGTATATGTCTAACTTTCTTCATTCTTTCAAGCCTTATGTGTTCATCTTTCAGGTTGCGAAAGTTGAATGATTACTAATTATTTTGCGCAAATCCCGAAAGAAATTGGGATAGGAAATGTCGATTGAAGATACATCATCAATAACCACATTCTGTTCGGCAATTAACGAAGCCACTGCAAGCATCATGGCAATACGGTGGTCATTGTATGCTTTTGTCTGACCCCCGGTTAAAACTGAACTGCCTTTAATAACCATGCCGTCATCAGTTCCTTCGACCTTTGCACCAATGCTGGTCAGTTCTTCTACTGTGGCTGCAATACGGTCAGTTTCCTTCAATCGAAGTTCTTCAGCATCACGGATGACAGTATTTCCTTTGGCTTGCGTAGCGACAAGGGCTAAAACCGGAAGCTCATCAATTAACCTCGGGATAATATCCCCCTCAATCACAACCCCATTTAAAGGACGGTGGACAACCGTAATGTCCCCGAATGTTTCCCCACCGACTGTCTGTTGATTGGTAATGCTGATTTGTGCTCCCATTTCAGATAAGACATCAATAATTCCTGTCCGACTATGATTGAGACCGACGCGAAGCAATGTTAGCTTGCTTTCTGGCACGATTGCTGCAGCAGCCATAAAGAACGCTGCTGAAGAAATATCACCAGGCACGACCACATCTGTTGCTATTAAAGCCCGTTCATTTGTAATTCGTATATGACCATCATTATCAGCTATATCCGCACCGAATGCTTGGAGCATATTTTCCGTGTGGTTTCGTGAAGGTGTTTCCTCAATCACCTCGGTCGTTCCTTCTGCAAATAACCCGCCCAGCAACACGGCTGATTTCACCTGTGCGCTTTTAACTGGAAGCTTGTAATGAATGCCTTTAAGATTGCCGCCTCTTACTGCAAGTGGTAAGTAATTACCGTTATTTCGTCCGTCGAATTTCCCACCCATCTCAGAAAGCGGTCCTACCACACGATCCATTGGCCGCTGCGTTAAATGGGGATCACCGTATACTGAAGTGAAAATTGGCAAACCAGCCAAAACCCCCAACATTAATCTGGCAGTTGTCCCTGAATTTCCAAAATAAATTGGACTGGACGGCTCGTTTAGGGTTGTAGGGCCATTGCCATAAATCTTAAGTAAGCTGTCATTTTCCTCAATCTTCACACCAAGCTGTCGAAAAGCTTCTACCGTGCGTCTAGTATCTTCACTTCTTAAAAAATCCGTAACGGTTGTTATACCAGTTGCCAATGAACCTAATATGATAGCCCGATGAGAGATGGACTTATCCCCGGGAATCTGTAGTTTCCCAGATATCGGAGACTGTGCGGGTGCCAGTGTCAATTCTTTCATTTTGTTCCCTTCCTTTACCTATTACTCTTCTAGCATTAAATCATATCCTTTTTCTTGTAGTACCTGATAGCTTTTTTGTTGCTCCTCTTTTGTCGATACGGTCAGTCGTAAAGCACCCATTATCCCCTCACGGATTTCGAGGATCTGAATGTTGGTGATGCTTACACTTTCTTCTGCTAATAGATTAGCAACTGATGCAATGGCTCCTGTCTGGTCGCGTATATCCACATATAAATCGTAAAATGCAGGAATAGCCCCTTTTTTCTTAGCACCGAGCCCATCACGGTAATCTTTTGCCTGCTCTAAGTAGGATGTCAGCTGTTCTTTTTCATTCTCATGCAGCATCTGTTTTAGGGCCGTCATTTCCGCTGTCCAATCGTCAATCAGCTGTATCATTTTTTGTTTATTATGATAAAGAATATCCTGCCAGAGTTCCGGACTACTGGAAGCGATACGTGTTACATCACGGAATCCCCCTGCAGCTAGTTTAGGAATAAATTCGTGCGTATCCTGCCATTTCTTCGCCTGTTGAACGAGTGCCGAAGCTATCAAGTGCGGGAAATGTGAAATGACACCGGTCATCTCATCGTGCTCATTTGCCCCCAGGCGAACAACATTACTTTTTGTATCCTTCAGTACTTCCTGAAGCAGTTCGACAGCTGATGACTGGCAGCTTTTTGATGGTGCTAGTACATAGATGGCATTTTCAAACAGGTGCCCTTTTGCCGCGGTAATTCCCTTTTTGTGGGAACCAGCCATCGGGTGCCCGCCTACAAATTGTATCTTGCTATTTTGTAAACGATTCGCCGCATCAATAATCGGCTTTTTGACAGATGATACGTCGCTGAGAATAACATCATGATCATATGTAATGGTATCCAGTGTGTGCATCATCTCAATCGTTTCGGTTATTGGTGTGCCCAGGATAATAATGTCGGCTTCTTTAGCTGTCATCACTATATCCGTACTAACATCGTGAATGATGCCGTTTATCCGGGCAAATTCAATTGTTTTTCGGTCAATATCATATCCTATAACACGATTTTTATTAGATTGGGAAAGGCACTTGGCTAACGATCCACCAATCAGCCCTAATCCAATCACAAATATGGTTCTGTTCACATTGATTGCTCCTTATCCAGTTTAAGATGTAACTGATACAACACTTTCTGCAGTTGCTGCATATCTGTTTCTGTTCCAATTGTTACCCGAATTGTATTGGGAGCGCCAAGTCCTTCGCCGGCTTTGACGATAAATCCATTTTCCAGTAAATATTGAAATACACGTTCTCCGCTTATCGGTGTCGATATCAGCAGAAAATTGGTGTGTGATTCAAAGTAATGCCAGCCAATGGAGTCCAAAAAATGTTCAAACGATTGTTTAATAGCATGAATTCTGGTTATGGCTTGTTCAAGAAAGGCATCATCTTCCATTGCTTTTAAAGCTGCTTTTTGCGCTATAGTCGATACGTTGAATGGTCCTCTGACAACATCTAGTTTTCGAATCAATGTTTCTGATGCAATACCATACCCGACTCTTAATCCGGCAAGTCCATAAGCCTTGGAGAATGTACGCAGCACCATCAAATTTTCGTATTGTTCCAAATGATCCAGTACACGCAGGTTCCACTCGGCACTCACATATTCATAGTAAGCCTCATCAAGCACAACCAAAACATTTTCCGGGCATTTGTCCATAAATGCATAAAAATCGTCTTTTGAAATCACGCACCCTGTTGGATTATTCGGTGAACAAAGCCATACAACACTTGTCCTGTCATCAATGGCAGAAAGTATACCTGATAGGTCATGGCAACCGTTGACTGTCGGAATTTCCTTCACCTCAGCGCCTTCAATACGTGCGCTGTGTTTGTACTGAGGAAATGTCGGTGCCGCCATGACTGTGTTCACACCAGGATACAGAAATGCACGGCCGATTATTTGAATAATTTCATCTGTTCCACTGCCAAATATTAGCTGTTCTTCTTTAACATTTAAATTTGCTGCAGCTGTACGTCGCAGTTCTGTTGCGTATCCATCCGGATAAATGTGATGTTCGAGCATGTGGGAGATGGTTGTATTCACTTGTTCAGAATGACCAAATGGATTTTCATTTGATGCAAGCTTCACAATCCGGCTAAGACCGTATTCCTCCTTCACTTCTTCTATCTGTTTTCCGGGTTTGTATGGTGTCATTCCATCAAGTACTTTTTTATTTTTCATTTCTACTCCCCCATCTATTAATTTCTATGTGTCAATTCCTCGAAAAAAGATTCCAGATAATCAAGTAACGCGCAATCATCCACTTCAGCCATTGACGGCTGCCCAACAGCTTGTAAAAGAACCATCTGTACTTCAGAATTAAATGCCTTTTTATCCAGTTTCATTTTTGAAAGGATATCACCGGGATCAATAACAGGTAATGCTAGCGGATACCCATTATTTTTTAGCCAAGTATATAACTCGTCAAACGGGAGATTTGTGGCAAAGTTTTTTTCACTTACCCGTATTGCAAATAATAATCCAACCGCAACTAGTTCTCCATGTGTCCACTTTCCATAACCGAGCAAGGACTCCAGCGCATGACCCAATGTATGTCCAAGATTTAGAAATTTACGAATGTTAGACTCGCGTTCATCCTGTTCAACGATGGATGCTTTTATATTGATTCCTTTTCTTATATGATCGGTAAGCTGGCGATTGGTAAGTGAAGCCAGGCGCTGATTTATTAATTCGTGAAAAAAGTCCGCATCACCTAGCAGTGCCTCTTTAATTATTTCTGCATAGCCCGAACGCACTTCCTTATTGCTTAATGTATGCAGAGTGTTTATATCATAAATAACCGCATCAGGTGGATAAAAACTGCCAATCAGGTTCTTCCCTTGTTCGTGATTAATCGCAACTTTTCCACCGACACTGCTGTCGTGGGCAAGTATAGTTGTTGGCATTTGCACAAAATCAATGCCCCGCATGAATGTTGCAGCGACGAAACCCGCTGCATCTCCAACAACACCACCGCCAAGTGCGAGGATTAGTGATCGCCTGTCGAGTCCGCATGTAATTGCCTTTGTTTGCAATTGATAAAATATATCGATGCTTTTAGCTTTCTCGCCTGCAGGAATCGTGTGGGTAAACACCCGGTCATGTGCAAGGGCCTGTTTGACATCTTGCAAATAATGACTGCCGACACAATCATCGGTAATAATTAAAATTGCCGTGTATGTTTTTGATAAAAAGCGATTCACATCATGACGAAGATCTTCTCCGATGTACACAGGATATGTTTTTGTGTCTGCGTTCACGTGAAGCGTATCCATTAAAAGCACCTGATTTCTTCACGGTAATCATCGATAGCTTGTTGTAACTTCGGAAACTGGTCATGTGGAAATTGTTCTGTAATTGCCTTTGCCAGCTCAAAAGCCACCACGTGCTCCATGACTACTGAAGCTGCAGGGACAGCGCAGGAATCAGATCGTTCAATACTTGCGTTGAATGGTTCTTTTGTCTCGATATCCACACTTTGCAGCGGTTTGTAGAGAGTTGGAATTGGTTTCATAACACCTTTGATGACCAATGGCATACCTGTTGTCATACCACCCTCGAAACCTCCGAGACGATTAGTTTTTCGATAATAGCCATCTTCCTCGTCCCAGGCAATTTCGTCATGAACTTGGCTGCCGTTTTTTCGGGCCGCTTCAAACCCCAAACCAAATTCAACACCTTTAAATGCATTAATGCTCATGACGCTGCCGGCTATTCTGCCATCCAATTTTCGATCATAATGAACGTATGATCCGATACCAGCGGGCATACCTTCTACATACACTTCGATAACGCCACCAATGGAATCTCCATCCTTTTTAGCTTGATCGATGGCATCCATCATTTGTTGCTCTACATCTTTATCGAGTGTCCGGACTGGAGATTCCTCGGAAATACGCTGTCTATCAGCAATGGATAAGGAACTATTTTCTTTTGCCGTGATTCCTGCTATTTCTTTAACATACCCCGAGACAGTAATGCCTAAATGATTAAGAAGTGTTTTGGCAACTGCTCCTGCCGCCACCCGTGCCGCTGTCTCCCTTGCCGATGAACGTTCAAGGACGTTGCGCATATCACGGTGACCATATTTTAGTGCACCATTCAAATCAGCGTGTCCGGGTCTCGGCCGTGACACTGTTCGCCGTAGTTTTTTATTCGTTTCAATGGGATCTTCCCCCATGATATCAATCCAATGTTTGAAATCATCGTTATGTATAACAAGCGATATCGGTGACCCGAGCGTGTAACCATGGCGCACCCCGCTTGTGATATCGGCCATATCTTTTTCTATTTGCATTCGTTTGCCGCGTCCATGCCCTTGCTGTCTCCTGATTAATGACTGATTGATATCTTCCTGAAGAAGTGGCATGTTAGCGGGAAGCCCTTCAATAATCGTAGTCAGCTGTTTACCGTGGGATTCACCGGCTGTCAAGTAACGCATATGTTTTCCTCCTTAACGGAATTTTGTATTACTATATCATATTTTAGCAAGTTTTTGGTGGATTTCGTTAAAATTTGCTGTATCTTCTGAAGGTAAGAAAAATACGTTTGTCCTTAAACAAACGTACAGATGAACTGTTTCTATATTAAATTATACTAAGATTTACGTCATACGCTGATAAAAAAATGTATCAAGCAAGCGGAGTCCGTAGTTATCGGGTTTGAATATTTGTTCGGTGCTGCCGATAAAAATCACTCCATGTTGATTTAATGAGTGTGAAAATTTGGTATAAATAGCTGCCTTCGCATCATCTGTAAAATAAATCAGTACATTTCTACATATGATTAAATCAACATTTGATGGGTATGTATCGGCGAGCAAATCGTGTTTTTTGAAGGCAACATGTTGTTTGACTGATTGATCAACTGAATATAAGTTTTCATCCTGTTTGAAATATTTGTAAATCAGTTTATCTGGTATTCCTTTTACCGACCGTTCCGTATATACACCCTGCCTGGCCTTTTCAAGGGCGCTACGGTCGATGTCGGTAGCCAGAATATGAAAATCATAATTAGGAAAAAACTCCTTTAACATGATTGCCGTACTATATGGCTCCTCCCCCGTGGAGCAGGCGGCACTCCATATCTTAAGTTTGTTAGACAATGCACCAAGCTGCGGCAAAATAGACGTTTTTAGTACTTCCCACCGGTCAGGATTCCTGAAAAACTCGGATACATTGATTGTCATATGATCCAAAAATTCATTCAGCAGCAAATTATCCCGTTTCATTGCGCAAAAATATTGACGAAACGTTGGATAACCTCTCTTGTCCCGCAATGATACAAGTCGTCGTTTCATTTGTGTCTGTTTATACATTGTCAAATCTATGCTAAGTCTTTTTTTTACATTGTTGATAAATTCGATATAGTCATCTGTCATGCATGAACGCCTCTTTTAAACTAATTCTATTTATCAGTACAGTCAATGGATCCATTTCAACGTTTAATGGGATACCATACCAAGTTTTAAAAGCCCGTTTTATACAAAACCTCCGTTAAAAAACGGAGGCTTTAAATTTAATAAATCCACTCACTATCCTGTTTTGAATATGTTTTAATTTCACTATCCTGGAAGAAAA from Lentibacillus cibarius carries:
- the aroB gene encoding 3-dehydroquinate synthase — protein: MDTLHVNADTKTYPVYIGEDLRHDVNRFLSKTYTAILIITDDCVGSHYLQDVKQALAHDRVFTHTIPAGEKAKSIDIFYQLQTKAITCGLDRRSLILALGGGVVGDAAGFVAATFMRGIDFVQMPTTILAHDSSVGGKVAINHEQGKNLIGSFYPPDAVIYDINTLHTLSNKEVRSGYAEIIKEALLGDADFFHELINQRLASLTNRQLTDHIRKGINIKASIVEQDERESNIRKFLNLGHTLGHALESLLGYGKWTHGELVAVGLLFAIRVSEKNFATNLPFDELYTWLKNNGYPLALPVIDPGDILSKMKLDKKAFNSEVQMVLLQAVGQPSMAEVDDCALLDYLESFFEELTHRN
- the aroC gene encoding chorismate synthase, which codes for MRYLTAGESHGKQLTTIIEGLPANMPLLQEDINQSLIRRQQGHGRGKRMQIEKDMADITSGVRHGYTLGSPISLVIHNDDFKHWIDIMGEDPIETNKKLRRTVSRPRPGHADLNGALKYGHRDMRNVLERSSARETAARVAAGAVAKTLLNHLGITVSGYVKEIAGITAKENSSLSIADRQRISEESPVRTLDKDVEQQMMDAIDQAKKDGDSIGGVIEVYVEGMPAGIGSYVHYDRKLDGRIAGSVMSINAFKGVEFGLGFEAARKNGSQVHDEIAWDEEDGYYRKTNRLGGFEGGMTTGMPLVIKGVMKPIPTLYKPLQSVDIETKEPFNASIERSDSCAVPAASVVMEHVVAFELAKAITEQFPHDQFPKLQQAIDDYREEIRCF
- a CDS encoding CheR family methyltransferase, producing MTDDYIEFINNVKKRLSIDLTMYKQTQMKRRLVSLRDKRGYPTFRQYFCAMKRDNLLLNEFLDHMTINVSEFFRNPDRWEVLKTSILPQLGALSNKLKIWSAACSTGEEPYSTAIMLKEFFPNYDFHILATDIDRSALEKARQGVYTERSVKGIPDKLIYKYFKQDENLYSVDQSVKQHVAFKKHDLLADTYPSNVDLIICRNVLIYFTDDAKAAIYTKFSHSLNQHGVIFIGSTEQIFKPDNYGLRLLDTFFYQRMT